From a region of the Candidatus Sulfotelmatobacter sp. genome:
- a CDS encoding adenylate/guanylate cyclase domain-containing protein, with amino-acid sequence MRIRRLRVLGVALVLSLIAVGISLVLFLLPRNVLANANSVGDFVAVNDGKFWVDDHPWLANLFHFPDRDTENEHLRLVAIDEPSLNPPTDPKNPGLGQFPWDRRVYGVLLRRLHAAGAKVVTFDAAFFEPTHDPAQDAAFAAGMRVQPSVLALALGVTTGGILVEAEKPPPVLAAAAAQLGSTTVDNPGGWLVGQPLVVTATSPTGAHTDYPSLAGATVERYSGDRIVPIDAWHARFGGVTVPLDGEGELLMLPFKTHEFVDIGNSGAGGPTTRAGSVDETAAFFQSISFVDLLKMDLATLKAFAGGDVIVVGATAQALGDYIVTPNGRYPGVFSNLRLMDQLMRHYYITRVPPWIDIALIVALPLLVGFAVTQLRATVGVAVALGIVVLYSLFAIWLFGATLHWIDLIHVDLGIVLAALFVALYRTITEGADKRVIREMFGKHVSPALVDQMLSHDDPLKALDLSGKRVKVTIFYSDIRGFTAMSEKMTPEQIYGQLNEYFEEMCRIVFQYGGYVDKFIGDCLMAVFSAPNPGPDDAYNAVRNAWDQQQRILEMMTEWAAQGRQVFTVGMGLNTGEVVMGNLGSSDRLNYTVIGDNVNTAARLYNVAKGGQTIISESTYEEVKDRFIVNELTPVFVKGKVLPLRNFEVLGLLEPGQPNTSTLLDPNNLPEAAVAADH; translated from the coding sequence ATGCGCATTCGACGGCTTCGGGTCCTCGGTGTCGCACTCGTCCTCTCCTTGATCGCGGTCGGGATCAGCCTGGTCCTCTTCCTCTTACCGCGCAACGTGTTGGCGAACGCCAACAGCGTCGGCGACTTCGTCGCCGTCAACGACGGCAAGTTCTGGGTCGACGACCATCCGTGGCTGGCCAACCTGTTCCACTTCCCCGACCGCGACACCGAGAACGAGCACCTGCGGCTGGTCGCGATCGACGAACCGTCGCTCAACCCGCCGACCGATCCGAAGAATCCGGGCCTAGGTCAATTCCCGTGGGACCGCCGCGTCTACGGCGTCCTGCTGCGCCGCCTGCACGCGGCGGGCGCGAAGGTCGTCACGTTCGACGCGGCGTTCTTCGAGCCGACGCACGACCCGGCGCAGGACGCGGCGTTCGCCGCCGGGATGCGCGTGCAGCCGTCGGTGCTCGCCCTCGCGCTGGGCGTCACCACCGGCGGGATCTTGGTCGAAGCCGAGAAGCCCCCGCCGGTGTTGGCGGCGGCGGCCGCGCAGCTCGGTTCGACGACCGTCGACAACCCCGGCGGCTGGCTCGTCGGCCAGCCGCTGGTGGTGACGGCGACCAGCCCGACCGGCGCGCACACCGACTATCCGTCGCTGGCCGGCGCGACGGTCGAACGGTATTCGGGCGATCGCATCGTCCCGATCGACGCCTGGCACGCGCGTTTCGGCGGCGTCACCGTCCCGCTCGACGGCGAGGGCGAGCTGCTGATGCTGCCGTTCAAGACGCACGAGTTCGTCGACATCGGCAACAGCGGCGCGGGCGGCCCGACGACGCGTGCCGGCTCCGTCGACGAGACGGCGGCGTTCTTCCAGTCGATCTCGTTCGTCGATCTGCTCAAGATGGATCTCGCGACGCTCAAGGCGTTCGCCGGCGGCGACGTCATCGTGGTCGGGGCGACCGCGCAGGCGCTGGGCGACTACATCGTCACCCCCAACGGCCGCTACCCGGGCGTCTTCTCGAACCTGCGGCTGATGGACCAGCTGATGCGGCACTACTACATCACGCGCGTTCCGCCGTGGATCGACATCGCGCTGATCGTCGCGCTGCCGCTGCTGGTCGGCTTCGCCGTCACGCAGCTGCGCGCGACGGTCGGCGTCGCGGTCGCGCTGGGCATCGTGGTGCTCTACTCGCTGTTCGCGATCTGGCTGTTCGGAGCGACGCTGCACTGGATCGACCTCATCCACGTCGACCTCGGGATCGTGCTGGCGGCGCTGTTCGTGGCGCTCTACCGGACCATCACCGAAGGCGCCGACAAACGCGTCATCCGCGAGATGTTCGGCAAGCACGTCTCGCCCGCGCTGGTCGACCAGATGCTCTCGCACGACGACCCGCTCAAGGCGCTCGACCTCTCCGGCAAGCGCGTCAAGGTGACGATCTTCTACTCCGACATCCGCGGCTTCACCGCCATGTCCGAGAAGATGACGCCGGAACAGATCTACGGCCAGCTCAACGAGTACTTCGAAGAGATGTGCCGGATCGTGTTCCAATACGGCGGCTACGTCGACAAGTTCATCGGCGACTGCTTGATGGCCGTGTTCTCGGCGCCCAATCCGGGGCCCGACGACGCCTACAACGCCGTGCGCAACGCCTGGGACCAGCAGCAGCGCATCCTCGAGATGATGACGGAGTGGGCGGCCCAGGGACGTCAGGTGTTCACCGTCGGGATGGGACTGAACACCGGCGAGGTCGTGATGGGCAATCTGGGCTCCAGCGATCGCCTGAACTACACCGTCATCGGCGACAACGTCAACACCGCCGCCCGTCTGTACAACGTCGCCAAAGGCGGCCAGACGATCATCAGCGAGTCGACCTACGAAGAAGTCAAAGACCGCTTCATCGTCAACGAGCTCACGCCGGTCTTCGTCAAAGGCAAGGTCTTGCCGCTGCGCAACTTCGAGGTCCTGGGCTTGCTGGAGCCCGGACAGCCGAACACCTCGACGCTGCTCGATCCGAACAACTTGCCCGAGGCGGCGGTCGCCGCGGACCACTGA
- the efp gene encoding elongation factor P, which produces MISSNDFRNGVTIVIDGQLWTVIEFLHVKPGKGSAFVRTRLKNVKTGATVERTFRAGEKLERATVDNREMQMLYNDADGYHFMDNETYENFTLDRDLIGDPADFLKDGMKIDVQFHDGTPIGAGLPAHVELRVEETDPGFKGDTATGTTKPAKLETGATVQVPLFVNPGDVIRIDTRDRRYIGRVQS; this is translated from the coding sequence ATGATCTCGTCCAACGACTTCAGAAACGGCGTCACGATCGTCATCGACGGGCAGTTATGGACCGTCATCGAGTTCCTGCACGTCAAGCCCGGCAAGGGCTCCGCGTTCGTCCGCACCCGGCTCAAAAACGTCAAGACCGGGGCGACCGTCGAGCGCACGTTCCGCGCCGGTGAGAAGCTCGAGCGCGCCACCGTCGACAACCGTGAGATGCAGATGCTCTACAACGACGCCGACGGCTACCACTTCATGGACAACGAGACGTACGAGAACTTCACGCTGGATCGCGACCTGATCGGCGATCCGGCCGACTTCCTCAAGGACGGGATGAAGATCGACGTGCAGTTCCATGACGGCACGCCGATCGGCGCCGGGCTGCCGGCGCACGTCGAGCTGCGCGTCGAGGAAACGGACCCCGGCTTCAAAGGCGACACCGCCACCGGTACCACCAAGCCGGCGAAGCTCGAGACCGGCGCGACCGTGCAGGTCCCGCTGTTCGTCAATCCGGGCGACGTGATCCGCATCGACACGCGGGACCGGCGTTACATCGGGCGCGTCCAGAGCTAG
- the plsY gene encoding glycerol-3-phosphate 1-O-acyltransferase PlsY, with translation MNPLVDAAAVVVAFVVGAIPFGVLVSRAFYGTDIRSRGSGNIGAANALRTLGRRGAIAVLALDALKGFAPTLAAYALGGPIAAASAGFAATLGHCYSPFLGFRGGKGVATYFGVLFALWWPAGLAFAAIWVAVVLTTGYSSVGSMLAAVAMGAVLWLGLGWTGVVYGVVSALFIIARHRENLDRLRRGTENRLSLLKANRT, from the coding sequence ATGAATCCGCTCGTCGACGCCGCCGCGGTCGTCGTCGCGTTCGTGGTCGGCGCGATCCCGTTCGGCGTGCTCGTCTCGCGCGCGTTCTACGGTACCGACATCCGCAGCCGAGGCAGCGGCAACATCGGCGCGGCGAACGCGCTGCGCACGCTCGGACGGCGCGGCGCGATCGCCGTGCTGGCACTCGACGCCCTCAAAGGCTTCGCGCCGACGCTGGCCGCGTACGCGCTGGGCGGACCGATCGCGGCGGCGTCGGCCGGCTTCGCGGCGACGCTCGGGCATTGCTACTCGCCGTTTCTCGGCTTTCGCGGCGGCAAGGGCGTCGCGACCTATTTCGGCGTGCTATTCGCGCTGTGGTGGCCGGCCGGACTGGCGTTCGCGGCGATCTGGGTCGCGGTGGTCCTGACGACAGGGTATTCCTCCGTCGGTTCGATGCTGGCCGCCGTCGCGATGGGCGCGGTCCTGTGGCTGGGGCTCGGCTGGACCGGCGTCGTCTACGGGGTCGTTTCGGCGCTCTTCATCATCGCCCGGCACCGCGAAAACCTCGACCGCTTGCGGCGCGGGACGGAAAACCGCCTCTCGCTGCTGAAAGCGAACAGGACATGA
- the der gene encoding ribosome biogenesis GTPase Der: MEAWAVMAEALASTLRVRPATVAVVGRPNVGKSALFNRLVGQRLAIVEDTPGVTRDRLYALAEWRGRTFTLVDTGGIETEIEPGDQIALGTRAQAESAANDADVIVFVVDAIDGLMGVDRDVADILRRTRKPVLLVANKVESPKALASVHAEFSGLGFGEPYAVSAIHGEGTGDLLDAIVERLPPEDPTALEETELAIALVGQPNVGKSSLLNALLDEERTIVSDVPGTTRDAIDTLFRWKGRNFRLIDTAGVRRTATKHGSIEYYSSLRSLRALARCDVAVLLIDALKGPTNQDRRLAGIALEERKALIIVGNKYDLVRELGEYSQNELANEIHAQMPFASFAPVTFLSAKTKRRLQSLMPIVEKVAVNLDRRIPTAKLNAVVRDAVLAHPPPIHSDKALKILYCAQPQTHPPLFLFHVNDPDLVPSSYRRFIENTLRAEFDFEGVPLTLEFRSRREGDATE; encoded by the coding sequence ATGGAAGCTTGGGCGGTCATGGCCGAAGCCCTCGCATCAACCCTACGTGTGCGCCCGGCAACGGTCGCGGTCGTCGGCCGCCCCAACGTGGGGAAGAGCGCCCTCTTCAACCGTCTGGTCGGCCAGCGGCTGGCGATCGTCGAGGACACGCCCGGCGTGACTCGCGACCGGCTGTACGCGCTGGCCGAGTGGCGCGGGCGCACCTTCACGCTGGTCGACACCGGCGGCATCGAGACCGAGATCGAGCCCGGCGACCAGATCGCGCTGGGCACGCGCGCGCAAGCGGAGTCGGCCGCCAACGACGCCGACGTCATCGTGTTCGTCGTCGACGCGATCGACGGGCTGATGGGCGTCGACCGCGACGTCGCCGACATCTTGCGGCGCACGCGCAAGCCGGTGCTGCTGGTTGCGAACAAGGTCGAGTCGCCCAAGGCGTTGGCCTCGGTGCACGCCGAGTTCAGCGGCTTGGGCTTCGGCGAACCGTACGCGGTCTCGGCCATCCACGGCGAAGGCACCGGCGATCTGCTCGACGCGATCGTCGAACGCTTACCGCCCGAAGACCCGACCGCGCTCGAAGAGACGGAACTGGCGATCGCGCTGGTCGGCCAACCCAACGTCGGCAAGTCCTCGCTGCTCAACGCGCTGCTCGACGAAGAGCGCACGATCGTCTCCGACGTTCCGGGCACCACGCGCGACGCGATCGACACGCTCTTCCGCTGGAAGGGTCGCAACTTCCGTTTGATCGACACCGCCGGCGTGCGGCGCACCGCGACCAAGCACGGCTCGATCGAGTACTACTCCTCGCTGCGCTCGCTGCGCGCGCTGGCTCGCTGCGACGTCGCGGTGCTGCTGATCGACGCGCTCAAAGGCCCCACCAATCAGGACCGGCGCTTGGCCGGGATCGCGCTCGAAGAGCGCAAGGCCCTGATCATCGTCGGCAACAAGTACGACTTGGTGCGCGAGCTGGGCGAGTACAGTCAGAACGAGCTGGCCAACGAGATCCACGCGCAGATGCCGTTCGCGTCGTTCGCGCCGGTGACGTTCCTCTCGGCCAAGACCAAACGCCGCTTGCAGAGCTTGATGCCGATCGTCGAGAAGGTCGCCGTCAACCTCGACCGCCGCATCCCGACCGCCAAGCTCAACGCCGTCGTGCGCGACGCGGTGCTCGCGCACCCGCCGCCGATCCACTCCGACAAGGCACTCAAGATCCTCTACTGCGCGCAGCCGCAGACGCACCCGCCGCTGTTCCTCTTCCACGTCAACGATCCGGACCTGGTGCCGAGCAGCTACCGCCGGTTCATCGAGAACACCCTGCGCGCGGAGTTCGATTTCGAGGGCGTCCCGCTGACGCTCGAGTTCCGCAGCCGCCGCGAGGGAGACGCGACCGAATGA
- a CDS encoding PEGA domain-containing protein has translation MLRRLAVLAACVVFLGAVPTGSLYVTTLPSGADVWVDSTYVGRSPVVLDALASGHHAVGLAKSGWTTEQLDVSIVSGQTTLSSTRLRQTGGLRPAGGSIVLHGDTGDEVRLDGQVVHPGKGGSYPASAGTHELVVRSANAKMTRSVTVWPDTRTEVVLVPDVPPPRPTVVAPADDYLPRDAVEVDGDKIVVRYGGHEAVGRLGLTTYRVDGRTVDYDTAPTLIGTRLYLPLELLTLFTGSR, from the coding sequence ATGCTCCGTCGCCTCGCGGTCTTGGCCGCGTGCGTCGTCTTTCTCGGGGCGGTACCGACCGGCTCCCTCTACGTGACGACGCTGCCCAGCGGCGCCGACGTGTGGGTCGACAGCACCTACGTGGGCCGCAGCCCGGTCGTCCTGGACGCGCTGGCGAGCGGTCACCATGCCGTCGGCCTGGCCAAGTCGGGCTGGACGACCGAGCAGCTCGACGTCTCGATCGTGAGCGGGCAGACCACCCTGAGCTCGACCCGGCTGCGGCAGACCGGCGGCCTGCGGCCGGCCGGCGGCAGCATCGTCCTGCACGGGGACACCGGCGACGAGGTCCGCTTGGACGGTCAGGTCGTCCATCCGGGCAAGGGCGGCAGCTATCCGGCCAGCGCGGGCACCCACGAGCTGGTCGTCCGGTCGGCGAACGCCAAGATGACCCGCAGCGTCACGGTCTGGCCGGACACCCGCACCGAGGTCGTGCTCGTCCCCGACGTTCCCCCGCCGCGGCCGACCGTCGTCGCCCCGGCCGACGACTACCTGCCGCGCGACGCCGTCGAGGTCGACGGCGACAAGATCGTCGTACGCTACGGCGGCCACGAAGCGGTCGGCCGGCTCGGTCTGACCACCTATCGGGTCGACGGGCGCACGGTCGACTACGATACCGCCCCGACCCTGATCGGCACCCGGCTCTACCTCCCGCTCGAGCTGCTGACCCTGTTCACCGGGTCGCGCTGA
- the miaB gene encoding tRNA (N6-isopentenyl adenosine(37)-C2)-methylthiotransferase MiaB, whose translation MPQIYIETHGCQMNEADSQEVARRALAAGFTLAERPEDASVLILNTCTVRDNAEQRAYGRIGHWKAVKDADPSVKVVVTGCLAEQDRDRMRKIAPHVDGVFGTRELGALGDALGAWRADYPDDDAYLPEREIETIIGGAGEGIPGAYDHLRGFVNVQRGCSYYCTFCIVPHVRGRFDHRPMGEILTEVRAKTAQGAREITLVGQTVNAYKEPATGADFADLLEAVCALDAVERVTFVSSHPKDMTEKLGRVCATLPKMNPRFHLALQSGSNPMLRRMNRKYTIEEFLDRIGTFRTHNPDWAITTDLIVGFPGETEEDFQRTLDVCATGVFAQAYMFVYSPRRGTPAAVWHAKEPVAPAVAQDRFKRLVAVQDAAVVAYHQRKVGSTVRALIHGVSRKDPAKLSAKTIDNVTVNFPMVEARPDPAHPWVDVQIESASVWGVRGTCVGRSATYEGGATPVARPILDLVALGA comes from the coding sequence GTGCCGCAGATCTACATTGAAACCCACGGCTGTCAGATGAACGAGGCCGACTCGCAAGAGGTGGCGCGTCGCGCGCTGGCCGCCGGCTTCACCCTGGCCGAGCGTCCCGAAGACGCCTCGGTGCTGATCCTGAACACCTGCACCGTGCGCGACAACGCCGAGCAGCGCGCCTACGGCCGGATCGGCCACTGGAAGGCGGTCAAGGACGCCGACCCGTCGGTCAAGGTCGTCGTGACCGGGTGTCTGGCCGAACAGGACCGCGACCGCATGCGGAAGATCGCGCCGCACGTCGACGGCGTCTTCGGCACGCGCGAGCTGGGCGCGCTCGGCGACGCGCTCGGCGCCTGGCGCGCCGACTACCCCGACGACGACGCCTACCTCCCCGAGCGCGAGATCGAGACCATCATCGGCGGCGCGGGCGAAGGCATCCCCGGCGCCTACGACCACCTGCGCGGCTTCGTCAACGTGCAGCGCGGCTGCTCGTACTACTGCACGTTCTGCATCGTGCCGCACGTGCGCGGGCGCTTCGACCACCGCCCGATGGGCGAGATCCTGACCGAGGTGCGCGCGAAGACGGCGCAAGGCGCGCGCGAGATCACGCTGGTCGGCCAAACCGTCAACGCGTACAAGGAGCCCGCGACCGGCGCGGACTTCGCCGACTTGCTCGAAGCGGTGTGCGCGCTCGACGCCGTCGAGCGGGTGACGTTCGTCTCCTCGCATCCCAAGGACATGACCGAGAAGCTCGGCCGCGTCTGCGCGACGCTGCCGAAGATGAACCCGCGCTTCCACCTCGCGCTGCAGTCCGGCTCGAACCCGATGCTGCGGCGGATGAACCGCAAGTACACGATCGAGGAGTTCCTCGACCGAATCGGGACGTTCCGCACGCACAACCCGGACTGGGCGATCACGACCGACCTGATCGTCGGCTTCCCCGGCGAGACGGAAGAGGACTTCCAGCGCACGCTCGACGTCTGCGCGACCGGCGTGTTCGCGCAGGCGTACATGTTCGTGTACTCGCCGCGGCGCGGGACGCCGGCCGCCGTCTGGCACGCCAAGGAGCCGGTCGCGCCGGCCGTGGCGCAAGATCGCTTCAAGCGGCTGGTCGCGGTTCAGGACGCGGCGGTCGTCGCATACCACCAGCGCAAGGTCGGCTCGACCGTGCGCGCGCTGATCCACGGCGTCTCGCGCAAAGACCCGGCCAAGCTGAGTGCCAAGACGATCGACAACGTGACGGTCAACTTCCCGATGGTCGAAGCGCGGCCCGATCCCGCGCACCCATGGGTCGACGTGCAGATCGAGAGCGCGTCGGTGTGGGGCGTGCGCGGTACCTGTGTCGGGCGCAGCGCGACGTACGAAGGCGGCGCGACGCCGGTGGCGCGCCCGATTCTCGACCTGGTGGCGCTCGGCGCGTAG
- the mutS gene encoding DNA mismatch repair protein MutS, which yields MTTTTTWSPMLEQYFGMKSRYPEAILLSRVGDFYEAYGDDAETIARALAIALTSKEAGGGRRIAMAGVPHHALDGYLSKLVAQRRVVALAEQLEAPIPNKLVRRDVVRVVTPGTLLEEHILDRSQHNYLAALTAAEDVVALAHADISTGHVAATAFEGETALEDALAEVARLDPAELVADVAPNVRAALDAALDVSRTRVAAPVLTAVDVRTREHVDGFSLDASLAMHRALDALGAFVRRVAVQHVGSSALREPAFYRQATFLALDPNTRKHLELTKALGANPKATLLATVDRTRTAMGSRMLGRWLLAPLVSAPAIAARADSVEAMVGDAARRLALQDVLHGCFDLERIAQKIRFRRALPRDLASLRRTLALLDPIGDALREPSLPVGLHALAARIGDFDLMRDDLAASLVDEPPATLADGGVIRPERDPELAECVALRGDARSRIAALEERERERSGIKSLKVKYASAFGYAIEVPKAQTGNVPADYTRKQTLANGERYVTPELRELDVAIASAESRQLRHEQVLYEQLVERLAERVDDLLATADALAELDAYCSLAQVAGERGYVRPSFVEESVVDFVDGRHPVMEALLGSTFVPNDLHLDAEHARFVLLTGPNMGGKSTYLRQTGLLVVLAQIGSFVPARAARLGIVDRIFTRIGAGDDLASGQSTFYVEMAEAATILRRATDRSLLLIDEIGRGTGTVDGLAIAQAICEYLLEREARAPSALFATHFHELCALADRWPLVANFHITAVESTKGGAPVFSHRVLPGSSSRSFGIEVARMAGLPPAVVARAREIAAVLEGRPTLEVAAPLRGKLAKPAVTEQPLLFDID from the coding sequence ATGACCACGACCACCACCTGGTCGCCGATGCTCGAGCAGTATTTCGGGATGAAGTCACGCTATCCCGAAGCGATTCTGCTCTCGCGCGTCGGCGACTTCTACGAGGCCTACGGTGACGACGCCGAGACGATCGCTCGCGCGCTCGCCATCGCCCTCACCTCGAAAGAAGCCGGCGGCGGCCGGCGGATCGCGATGGCCGGCGTGCCGCACCACGCGCTCGACGGGTACCTCTCGAAGCTGGTCGCGCAGCGGCGCGTCGTCGCGCTCGCCGAGCAGCTCGAGGCACCGATCCCCAACAAGCTGGTGCGTCGCGACGTCGTGCGCGTCGTCACGCCCGGGACGCTGCTCGAAGAGCACATCCTCGACCGCTCGCAGCACAACTATCTGGCCGCGTTGACCGCCGCCGAGGACGTCGTCGCGCTGGCGCACGCCGACATCTCGACCGGTCACGTCGCCGCGACCGCGTTCGAGGGCGAGACGGCGCTCGAGGACGCGCTGGCCGAGGTCGCGCGGCTCGATCCGGCCGAGCTGGTCGCCGACGTCGCGCCCAACGTGCGCGCCGCGCTCGACGCCGCGCTCGACGTCTCACGCACGCGCGTCGCGGCGCCGGTGCTGACGGCGGTCGACGTGCGCACGCGCGAGCACGTCGACGGCTTTTCGCTCGACGCCTCGCTGGCGATGCACCGCGCGCTCGACGCGCTCGGCGCGTTCGTCCGTCGCGTGGCGGTCCAACACGTCGGCAGCAGCGCGCTGCGCGAGCCGGCCTTCTACCGGCAGGCCACCTTCCTGGCGCTGGACCCGAACACGCGTAAGCACCTCGAGCTGACCAAAGCGCTGGGCGCGAACCCCAAAGCGACGCTGCTGGCGACCGTCGACCGGACGCGAACGGCGATGGGCTCGCGTATGCTCGGCCGCTGGCTGCTCGCGCCGCTCGTGTCGGCGCCCGCGATCGCCGCGCGCGCGGATAGCGTCGAGGCGATGGTCGGCGATGCCGCGCGCCGGCTGGCCCTGCAAGACGTGCTGCACGGCTGCTTCGACCTGGAGCGGATCGCGCAGAAGATTCGCTTTCGGCGCGCGCTGCCGCGCGACTTGGCCTCGCTGCGCCGGACGCTGGCGCTGCTCGACCCGATCGGCGACGCGCTGCGCGAGCCGAGCCTGCCGGTCGGGCTGCACGCGCTGGCGGCGCGGATCGGCGACTTCGACCTAATGCGCGACGACCTGGCCGCGTCGCTCGTCGACGAGCCGCCGGCGACGTTGGCCGACGGCGGCGTCATCCGCCCCGAGCGTGACCCCGAGCTGGCCGAGTGCGTCGCGCTGCGCGGTGACGCGCGCTCCCGCATCGCCGCGCTCGAAGAGCGCGAACGCGAGCGCAGCGGCATCAAGTCGCTCAAGGTCAAGTACGCGTCCGCCTTCGGCTACGCGATCGAAGTGCCGAAGGCGCAGACCGGCAACGTCCCCGCCGACTACACGCGCAAGCAGACGCTGGCGAACGGGGAGCGGTACGTGACGCCGGAGCTGCGCGAGTTGGACGTCGCCATCGCCTCGGCCGAGTCGCGCCAGCTGCGGCACGAGCAGGTGCTCTACGAGCAACTGGTCGAGCGGCTCGCGGAACGGGTCGACGACCTGCTGGCGACGGCGGACGCGCTGGCCGAGCTCGACGCCTACTGTTCGCTGGCGCAGGTCGCGGGCGAGCGCGGCTACGTGCGGCCCTCGTTCGTCGAGGAGAGCGTCGTCGATTTCGTCGACGGGCGCCATCCGGTGATGGAGGCGCTGCTCGGCTCGACCTTCGTCCCCAACGACCTGCACCTGGACGCCGAGCACGCGCGTTTCGTCCTGCTGACCGGACCCAACATGGGCGGCAAGTCGACGTACTTGCGGCAGACGGGACTGTTGGTCGTGCTGGCGCAGATCGGGTCGTTCGTCCCCGCGCGCGCGGCCCGCCTGGGCATCGTCGACCGAATCTTCACGCGCATCGGCGCCGGGGACGATCTCGCCTCGGGGCAGTCGACGTTCTACGTCGAGATGGCCGAAGCGGCGACGATCTTGCGCCGCGCGACCGACCGCAGCTTGTTGCTGATCGACGAGATCGGTCGCGGGACGGGAACCGTCGACGGGCTGGCGATCGCGCAAGCGATCTGCGAGTACCTGCTCGAGCGCGAAGCCCGTGCGCCGTCCGCGCTGTTCGCGACGCACTTCCACGAGCTGTGCGCGCTGGCCGATCGTTGGCCGTTGGTGGCGAACTTCCACATCACCGCCGTCGAGAGCACCAAGGGCGGCGCGCCGGTGTTCTCGCATCGCGTGCTGCCGGGTTCGTCGTCGCGCTCGTTCGGTATCGAGGTCGCGCGGATGGCCGGTCTCCCGCCGGCCGTGGTCGCCCGCGCACGCGAGATTGCGGCCGTGCTCGAAGGCCGTCCGACGCTGGAAGTCGCCGCTCCGTTGCGGGGCAAACTCGCCAAGCCCGCCGTGACCGAGCAGCCGCTCCTCTTCGATATCGATTGA
- a CDS encoding mechanosensitive ion channel domain-containing protein produces MSQGLVLTHIQFQVLVAALWVIGAILFGTLVHRAIRYFLTRFANRNGNAFLRAFVRQTERPAAFTLPLLCVLAVLPIVKLDAGQYKPAILHTVGLCVLAALAWLLVAAIRVYGDVAIARHRFDVEDNLLARQLGTRIDIMNRVLTIVIVVFTVGLMLMTFPPIRAVGTTLLASAGIIGIGAGIAARPLFENLIAGIQLAFTQPIRLDDVVVVQSYWGRVEEIHSTYVVIQVWDLRRLVVPLSWFIENSFENWTRRTANLIGEVYFFADWTLDVEALRAEVPKILERTKLWDGKVQNCQVTDATDRAIQVRVLVSARNSGDLWDLRCFAREGIVAYLRDRQPQALPRLRVPALEEREQAPAPRLDGAPRQAAASNGQRVRTVDDTRTSGPG; encoded by the coding sequence ATGAGTCAAGGGCTCGTGCTGACCCACATTCAGTTCCAGGTGCTCGTCGCGGCACTCTGGGTGATCGGTGCCATCCTGTTCGGCACGCTGGTTCACCGCGCGATCCGGTATTTTCTTACCCGCTTCGCGAACCGAAACGGCAATGCGTTTCTGCGTGCGTTCGTGCGGCAGACGGAGCGTCCGGCCGCCTTCACGTTGCCGCTGCTTTGCGTCCTCGCGGTGCTGCCGATCGTCAAGCTCGATGCCGGCCAGTACAAGCCCGCGATCCTCCACACGGTCGGACTGTGCGTGCTGGCGGCGCTGGCGTGGCTGCTCGTCGCGGCGATTCGCGTCTACGGCGACGTCGCGATCGCGCGTCATCGCTTCGACGTCGAGGACAACCTCCTGGCGCGCCAGCTCGGCACGCGCATCGACATCATGAACCGGGTGCTGACGATCGTCATCGTCGTTTTCACGGTCGGCTTGATGCTGATGACCTTCCCGCCGATCCGCGCGGTCGGCACGACGCTGCTGGCCTCGGCCGGCATCATCGGCATCGGCGCCGGCATCGCGGCGCGGCCACTGTTCGAGAATCTCATCGCGGGCATTCAGCTCGCGTTCACGCAGCCGATTCGGCTCGACGACGTCGTCGTCGTGCAGAGCTATTGGGGGCGTGTCGAGGAGATCCACTCGACCTACGTCGTCATCCAGGTCTGGGATCTGCGGCGCTTGGTCGTTCCGCTCTCATGGTTCATCGAGAACAGCTTCGAGAACTGGACGCGGCGCACGGCCAACCTGATCGGCGAAGTTTATTTCTTCGCCGACTGGACGCTCGACGTCGAAGCGCTGCGTGCCGAGGTGCCGAAGATCCTCGAGCGCACGAAGCTGTGGGACGGCAAGGTGCAGAACTGTCAGGTCACCGACGCGACCGATCGCGCGATCCAGGTGCGGGTGCTGGTCAGCGCGCGCAACTCCGGTGACCTGTGGGATCTGCGTTGCTTCGCGCGCGAGGGCATCGTCGCATACCTGCGCGACCGTCAGCCGCAAGCGCTGCCGCGCCTGCGCGTCCCGGCACTCGAGGAGCGCGAGCAGGCGCCCGCGCCGCGCCTCGACGGCGCGCCGCGCCAAGCCGCCGCGAGCAACGGCCAGCGCGTCCGCACGGTCGACGACACCCGCACCAGCGGCCCCGGATAA